One stretch of Oncorhynchus masou masou isolate Uvic2021 chromosome 9, UVic_Omas_1.1, whole genome shotgun sequence DNA includes these proteins:
- the LOC135545772 gene encoding protocadherin alpha-C2-like, whose protein sequence is MESHCLVQPWRRYVSVFLLLSTTMNAVSAVTHYSIPEEMEEGSVVANLATDLGLDVKTLNRRKMRLDVVANKKYMEVNKETGELYILQKMDREHLCSSKTNCFLKLDATIENPLRMFNIELEIMDINDNSPYFRRDEMHLDISESTAIGERFSMNNAVDPDVGTNSVKTYHLGESDHFNIEIQAGRDGSKFADLILKKALDREEQEVHNLILTAVDGGVPARTGTANIIVRVLDTNDNAPQFDKESYTINVMENFPIGSLVVTLNATDLDEGTNSEILYSYSLYTSEKTQETFSLNPNKGEITVKEMINYEDFRIYDMEVIATDKGTNSLSGQCKITILVTDMNDNHPEISIKSYQSPIKEDIAVDTVIAVVSVSDKDSGENGIVDIHIADELPFALRENSDNYYELVVSEPLDREKVPEYDITFTVSDRGSPPLSDNETMTLELLDVNDNVPQFPQSFYTMPVMENNAPGALLSSLTAFDPDLHENQYLVYFIIEKEIVNTSISMLFSINPENGNLYALKTFDYEIEKEFLFHIEARDSGVPPLSSNVTVHIIIVDQNDNTPVIVSPWRVHGSVVEEKIPRSTDKGSLVSKVIAIDTDSVQNSRITYQFLQVTDATLFSLDQYNGDIRTMRMFSYRDPRHQRLVVIAKDNGEPALSATVTIKLSTVETAVKAYSDMTEVPLEYNIFSDLNLYLVIGLGSVSFLLLITILVTCVLKCQKPMPSKAAPPSRNSVISERNSTIADSTLVSNDAYWYSMFLAETRKGKLVVRQPVPKAGSRYIVSSLPRSTGLTETSESAASTLQVSNMFTSNST, encoded by the coding sequence ATGGAGTCGCATTGCCTCGTTCAACCGTGGAGAAGGTACGTATCggtctttcttcttctctctaccACCATGAACGCCGTGTCTGCCGTAACCCATTATTCTATTCCAGAGGAAATGGAGGAAGGCTCCGTTGTTGCCAATTTAGCTACTGATTTGGGACTGGATGTGAAAACATTGAATAGGCGCAAGATGCGATTGGATGTTGTCGCCAATAAAAAATATATGGAGGTTAACAAAGAAACCGGAGAGCTTTACATTTTACAGAAAATGGATAGAGAACATCTATGCAGCTCTAAAACCAATTGCTTTCTTAAACTGGACGCTACAATTGAAAACCCATTACGAATGTTTAATATTGAGCTAGAAATCATGGATATCAACGACAATTCACCTTATTTTCGAAGAGACGAAATGCATTTGGATATATCCGAGTCAACTGCAATAGGAGAACGATTCTCAATGAACAATGCCGTGGATCCTGACGTTGGCACTAATTCTGTGAAAACCTACCATCTAGGAGAAAGTGATCATTTCAATATAGAAATTCAGGCCGGACGAGACGGGTCAAAGTTTGCTGATTTGATTCTGAAAAAGGCTTTAGACCGAGAGGAGCAGGAGGTTCATAATCTAATACTCACGGCTGTAGACGGCGGAGTCCCCGCGCGCACAGGCACAGCCAACATCATTGTTCGTGTTCTAGATACAAATGACAACGCCCCTCAATTTGATAAAGAAAGCTACACCATCAATGTGATGGAAAACTTTCCAATTGGAAGCCTTGTGGTTACACTGAATGCAACTGACTTAGATGAGGGAACCAATTCGGAAATATTATATTCATATAGCCTCTATACATCAGAGAAAACTCAAGAAACGTTCAGTTTAAACCCTAATAAAGGAGAAATAACGGTGAAAGAAATGATCAATTATGAAGACTTCAGGATCTATGATATGGAAGTCATAGCAACTGATAAGGGGACAAACTCGTTGTCAGGTCAGTGTAAAATAACTATTCTAGTGACGGATATGAATGACAATCATCCTGAAATAtcaatcaaatcatatcaaagtCCCATAAAGGAGGATATAGCGGTAGACACGGTGATAGCAGTTGTCAGTGTCAGCGATAAGGATTCAGGTGAAAATGGGATTGTCGATATCCATATTGCGGATGAATTACCTTTTGCACTAAGAGAGAATTCCGATAACTATTATGAGTTAGTAGTATCAGAACCTCTCGACCGTGAGAAGGTCCCAGAATATGACATAACTTTTACCGTATCAGACAGAGGTTCCCCTCCGCTATCTGACAATGAAACGATGACTTTAGAATTACTAGACGTTAACGACAACGTTCCACAGTTCCCCCAGTCGTTCTACACTATGCCCGTTATGGAGAATAACGCGCCTGGGGCCTTGTTAAGTTCCCTCACTGCGTTTGATCCAGACCTCCATGAAAACCAGTATCTAGTTTATTTCATCATAGAGAAGGAGATAGTGAACACCTCCATTTCCATGCTGTTTTCCATCAATCCGGAGAACGGTAATCTTTACGCACTAAAGACGTTTGACTATGAGATAGAGAAAGAGTTCCTTTTCCACATTGAGGCCAGAGACTCTGGTGTTCCTCCGCTCAGCAGTAATGTGACTGTCCACATCATTATTGTTGATCAGAACGACAACACCCCGGTCATAGTCTCTCCGTGGCGCGTGCACGGCTCCGTGGTGGAGGAAAAGATTCCCAGATCCACCGATAAAGGATCCCTGGTCTCCAAGGTGATAGCCATAGACACGGACTCGGTCCAGAACTCTCGGATTACATACCAGTTTCTACAGGTTACTGACGCCACCTTATTCAGTCTGGACCAATACAATGGAGATATCCGGACCATGAGAATGTTCAGTTACAGAGATCCGCGTCATCAACGGCTGGTTGTCATCGCCAAGGACAACGGGGAACCTGCTCTGTCTGCTACAGTTACCATCAAGCTGTCAACAGTGGAGACTGCCGTTAAAGCCTACTCTGACATGACTGAAGTGCCTCTAGAATATAACATATTTTCAGACTTAAACCTGTATTTGGTGATCGGCTTGGGCTCGGTGTCCTTTCTGCTATTGATCACCATATTGGTCACCTGTGTGCTGAAGTGTCAGAAACCGATGCCCAGCAAAGCGGCTCCTCCCAGTAGGAACAGCGTGATCAGCGAGAGGAACTCGACCATCGCAGATTCCACCCTGGTCTCCAACGATGCCTACTGGTACAGTATGTTTCTAGCAGAGACCAGGAAAGGAAAGCTGGTAGTCAGACAGCCTGTGCCAAAGGCGGGCTCCAGATACATTGTGTCCAGTTTACCAAGGAGCACCGGCCTGACAGAGACCAGCGAATCAGCAGCCTCTACTCTGCAGGTAAGTAATATGTTCACCTCGAATTCAACATAA